From Gimesia panareensis, the proteins below share one genomic window:
- a CDS encoding aldose 1-epimerase gives MTPLQITDPETGSTARILPELGFNCYQFQAMVDGKCIDVIDSHPEFETGAQRPSSSGIPILFPFPNRIAKGRFQWEGTTYELPPENTYHDKTGNAIHGFCLDLPWRVIAHEESFAIAQFQLSIDGKQRLPYWPGDVFIEVRYEVKGATLRADFRIGNPGTTSIPWGLGTHPYFKVPLSEQGSLKNCLIESPATEEWILSDCLPTGDKQPIQPARDLREGAWFDQLKADDILSGLPEDIEQYECLIMDEQSGLVVTQDYDSMFSELVVFTPPERNCICLEPYTCVTNAINLRDEAQETGLRVLPPESEIKTWIEIRAGKVIV, from the coding sequence ATGACGCCCCTGCAGATTACTGATCCGGAAACCGGCTCCACAGCTCGCATCCTCCCTGAACTGGGATTCAACTGTTACCAGTTCCAGGCGATGGTAGATGGAAAATGCATCGACGTGATCGACTCCCATCCCGAATTCGAGACCGGCGCACAACGCCCCAGCAGCAGCGGGATCCCGATTCTGTTTCCTTTTCCCAACAGGATTGCCAAAGGCCGCTTCCAGTGGGAAGGGACCACCTATGAACTACCGCCCGAAAATACCTATCACGATAAAACCGGGAACGCCATTCACGGCTTCTGCCTGGACCTGCCCTGGCGCGTGATTGCCCATGAAGAATCATTCGCCATCGCCCAGTTTCAGCTGAGCATCGATGGAAAACAACGTTTGCCTTACTGGCCGGGAGATGTCTTCATCGAAGTCCGGTACGAAGTCAAAGGAGCGACCCTGCGAGCTGACTTCCGGATCGGGAATCCTGGTACAACTTCCATCCCCTGGGGACTGGGCACCCACCCTTATTTCAAAGTCCCTCTCTCGGAGCAGGGGAGCCTGAAAAACTGTCTGATTGAATCGCCGGCAACGGAAGAGTGGATCCTCTCCGACTGCCTGCCCACAGGCGACAAACAACCGATCCAGCCTGCCCGCGACCTGCGCGAAGGAGCCTGGTTCGACCAGCTCAAAGCCGATGATATTCTCAGCGGCCTGCCGGAAGACATCGAGCAGTACGAATGTCTGATCATGGACGAACAGTCGGGCCTGGTGGTCACCCAGGACTATGACAGCATGTTCTCCGAACTGGTGGTCTTCACCCCTCCCGAGCGGAACTGTATCTGCCTGGAGCCTTATACCTGCGTGACCAATGCCATCAATCTGAGGGATGAAGCACAGGAAACCGGCCTGCGGGTTCTGCCCCCCGAATCGGAAATTAAGACCTGGATCGAAATTCGGGCCGGTAAAGTGATTGTCTGA
- a CDS encoding YqgE/AlgH family protein yields MLKSLKGHFLIASRKLNDQNFYRSVVLIVEHNKQGATGLIVNRPSSFSITNALSRYFDMPKLEDLVFMGGPVEPNGMFALHNAGDLEKANDAIVPDLFMGSSPEVFEQVVWRISEGDPNLDFRIFFGCAGWAPLQLESEIYRMDWLTTPATAADIFEIDPYELWDILHGRAMEERRFLPQETAHPEWN; encoded by the coding sequence ATGCTGAAATCGTTAAAGGGACACTTTTTAATCGCATCCCGGAAACTCAATGATCAGAATTTTTACCGATCGGTCGTACTGATTGTGGAACATAACAAACAGGGCGCCACCGGTCTGATTGTGAATCGTCCATCCTCGTTTTCGATCACCAACGCGTTGTCCAGATACTTCGACATGCCCAAACTGGAAGACCTCGTTTTTATGGGTGGCCCAGTGGAGCCGAACGGCATGTTCGCCCTGCACAATGCCGGCGATCTGGAAAAAGCGAACGATGCCATCGTTCCCGATCTGTTCATGGGCAGCAGCCCGGAAGTTTTCGAACAGGTGGTCTGGCGGATCTCCGAAGGTGATCCCAATCTGGACTTTCGCATTTTCTTCGGATGCGCAGGCTGGGCACCACTGCAGCTCGAATCCGAAATCTATCGGATGGACTGGCTCACGACCCCTGCCACCGCAGCAGATATTTTCGAAATTGACCCCTACGAACTGTGGGACATCCTGCATGGCCGGGCGATGGAAGAACGACGTTTTCTTCCTCAGGAAACAGCCCATCCGGAATGGAACTGA
- a CDS encoding SHD1 domain-containing protein, whose protein sequence is MNTKRKLSILSCVVCALFLSQTLKTEAEEESYERFTVRTWSFRDGSEAKGKLIVVSGSQATLRLDGQGTVRVPLEKLSVKDLNWLYEYHKRRKQLSFLPEEYRKPQTESSVPEKKSDPPASKESTPAPVEMKTPVTPETKMTTETDKGEESYKPFTSRVWTFKDGSSYKAKYVSLNPKELQLIKEPAQLVRIPLDQLSEKDMQWLFEYHRRNNLLGLLPSEMQSKAKAMAAELGLSTEARTLPPAMAGLGKPAAADDDPNVIKANTEIDPKLKEALTGYRVWTDKKGQKSEARFLSLDGREIRFSARPGTNSGFGMISIPVGTLIDEDLELLREALKMQGRMDELPLAYREPLDPNLSPRKLKQLLRVNFHRKWTDISGNSVAASYVKMIDGMVTLLITQSGTTQEFPYDKFSPEDQEYVQERLKKEVAGNFFPENADTMLTPEEQEKEFRVWTDRKNRQIKGKFVRLAYGDSVAVLNTGTKEELFIAEFFSDPDLSLIKPRKQKQQDQLTMNEGGNPNASGAGAMQPGSAPAMQPGSGLQKAMEAARQFQEEQKRKREEEMAARRNQVSPPASDSDSAPATAPQLALDQYEGVCPVCGETVRQPTPFFTSCPHCGAKEGDTIYQCRDCNRKFALSGNAGATTRCPHCNNSGGSFTGNIRFWGGLVKLVIILILFAGGYYGYNNR, encoded by the coding sequence ATGAATACGAAACGAAAACTCTCAATCCTGTCTTGCGTGGTGTGTGCATTATTTCTCTCACAGACACTGAAGACAGAAGCCGAAGAGGAAAGCTACGAACGGTTCACGGTCCGCACCTGGAGTTTCCGGGACGGCTCGGAAGCTAAGGGGAAGCTCATCGTGGTGAGCGGCTCGCAGGCGACATTGCGCCTGGACGGGCAGGGGACCGTGCGTGTTCCTCTGGAGAAGTTGAGTGTCAAAGATCTCAACTGGCTCTACGAATATCACAAGCGCCGCAAACAGCTGAGTTTCCTGCCGGAAGAATACCGCAAGCCGCAGACCGAATCGTCTGTCCCGGAAAAGAAAAGCGATCCCCCCGCCAGCAAAGAGTCTACGCCGGCACCGGTCGAAATGAAGACTCCGGTTACCCCTGAAACGAAAATGACGACAGAGACTGACAAGGGGGAAGAGTCGTATAAACCATTTACGTCGCGTGTATGGACTTTCAAAGACGGCAGCAGTTACAAAGCCAAGTATGTCTCCCTCAATCCCAAGGAGCTGCAACTGATCAAAGAACCGGCTCAACTGGTCCGGATTCCCCTGGATCAGTTGTCGGAGAAAGACATGCAGTGGCTGTTCGAATATCACCGCCGGAATAATCTGCTGGGGCTGTTGCCCAGTGAGATGCAGTCAAAAGCCAAAGCGATGGCAGCGGAACTGGGGCTTTCCACGGAAGCACGAACATTGCCACCCGCGATGGCCGGGCTCGGTAAACCTGCCGCCGCTGACGACGATCCGAATGTGATCAAAGCCAATACGGAAATCGATCCCAAACTGAAGGAAGCGCTGACCGGCTATCGCGTCTGGACTGATAAAAAGGGACAGAAGTCCGAGGCCCGTTTTCTCAGTCTCGACGGGCGGGAAATTCGTTTTTCAGCACGTCCCGGGACGAACTCGGGATTTGGCATGATCAGTATTCCGGTGGGAACCCTGATCGACGAAGACCTGGAGTTGCTGCGTGAAGCTTTGAAAATGCAGGGCCGAATGGATGAACTTCCCCTGGCTTACCGGGAACCGCTGGACCCGAACCTTTCGCCGCGGAAGCTCAAACAGTTGTTGCGGGTCAACTTTCACCGCAAATGGACTGACATTAGCGGGAATTCCGTCGCAGCTTCCTACGTAAAAATGATAGATGGAATGGTCACCTTGCTCATCACCCAGAGTGGTACGACGCAGGAATTTCCTTACGATAAGTTTTCGCCTGAAGATCAGGAATATGTTCAGGAGCGTCTGAAGAAAGAAGTCGCTGGTAACTTTTTTCCTGAAAATGCAGATACGATGCTGACTCCTGAAGAGCAGGAAAAAGAATTCCGGGTCTGGACTGACCGGAAGAATCGCCAGATCAAAGGTAAGTTTGTGAGGCTGGCTTATGGTGATTCGGTAGCCGTATTGAATACGGGAACGAAAGAGGAACTGTTTATCGCGGAATTTTTCAGTGATCCGGATCTGAGTTTGATCAAGCCGCGTAAGCAGAAACAACAGGATCAGCTGACGATGAATGAAGGAGGCAACCCGAACGCTTCCGGAGCAGGTGCGATGCAGCCAGGCAGTGCACCTGCGATGCAGCCAGGTAGTGGCCTGCAGAAAGCAATGGAAGCCGCGCGTCAATTCCAGGAAGAACAGAAACGGAAGCGGGAAGAAGAAATGGCGGCGCGGCGCAATCAGGTTTCCCCACCGGCTTCCGATTCAGATTCAGCCCCCGCTACTGCACCACAATTGGCTCTCGACCAATACGAAGGGGTATGTCCGGTCTGTGGCGAAACCGTCAGGCAGCCGACGCCCTTCTTCACCAGCTGTCCACACTGCGGTGCTAAAGAAGGAGATACAATCTATCAGTGCAGGGACTGCAACCGGAAATTTGCCCTGAGTGGTAATGCGGGGGCGACCACACGCTGTCCCCATTGTAATAATTCAGGAGGCAGCTTCACCGGCAATATCAGATTCTGGGGGGGACTCGTCAAGCTGGTGATTATCCTGATCCTGTTTGCAGGCGGCTACTACGGATACAACAACCGCTAG
- the thiC gene encoding phosphomethylpyrimidine synthase ThiC, with the protein MPDASDKTAWDFMPAGWELKPGFEENYETADAWTPPADFLPVTQLEFARCGTITPEMERVAEREPHLTAEQIRDEVAAGRMIIPANKVHLGYQLDPMAIGRASKTKVNANMGASPVSSGTDEEIEKLKWAQQWGADTVMDLSTGGDIDGCRQAIIQNSSVPIGTVPIYSMIIARRLEDLDHASILQMLQHQAKQGVDYFTIHAGVLREHLEFVAQRLIGIVSRGGSLLAKWMIHNQKQNPMYDLWDDICDIMREYDVSFSIGDGLRPGGLADGTDRAQLAELCVLGELTERAWKKGVQVMIEGPGHISFDQIEFNMKVQRKLCHGAPFYVLGPLVTDIFPGYDHITSCIGATAAGYHGASMLCYVTPKEHLGLPKKDDVKQGCIAYKIAAHAADVALGIPGTRNRDDELTEARAALNWEKHFELSFDPDTARALHDEDLDVDTDFCAMCGHDWCSVRISKEIQEFMSGKSEDYAWDKAKKSLPLTAEQQEILEKRGVLSPDQIHKLASKVKKEMTGEQDKAACHSDYVDPESAQQMQTSKELPVLNQRP; encoded by the coding sequence ATGCCGGACGCCTCCGACAAAACCGCCTGGGACTTCATGCCCGCCGGCTGGGAACTCAAACCGGGATTCGAAGAAAATTACGAAACTGCCGACGCCTGGACGCCCCCGGCCGACTTCCTGCCGGTCACCCAGCTCGAATTCGCCCGTTGCGGCACCATCACTCCCGAAATGGAACGGGTTGCCGAACGCGAACCGCATCTGACCGCAGAACAGATCCGCGATGAAGTTGCCGCCGGCCGGATGATCATTCCCGCCAACAAGGTGCACCTGGGTTACCAGCTCGATCCCATGGCCATCGGTCGTGCCTCCAAAACCAAGGTCAACGCCAACATGGGTGCATCACCGGTTTCCTCAGGCACAGACGAAGAAATCGAAAAACTGAAATGGGCTCAGCAATGGGGCGCCGACACGGTCATGGACCTCTCCACCGGCGGCGATATTGACGGCTGTCGCCAGGCCATCATCCAGAACAGCAGCGTGCCCATTGGAACCGTGCCGATTTATTCCATGATCATCGCCCGTCGACTGGAAGACCTGGATCACGCCAGCATCCTGCAGATGCTCCAGCACCAGGCCAAACAGGGGGTCGACTACTTCACCATCCACGCCGGCGTCCTGCGGGAACACCTCGAATTCGTAGCCCAGCGTCTGATCGGCATCGTCAGCCGCGGCGGATCGCTGCTGGCCAAGTGGATGATCCACAATCAAAAACAGAACCCGATGTACGATCTCTGGGATGACATCTGCGACATCATGCGGGAATACGACGTCAGCTTCTCCATCGGCGACGGCCTGCGACCTGGTGGCCTGGCCGACGGAACCGACCGGGCACAGCTGGCAGAACTCTGCGTGCTGGGCGAACTGACCGAACGTGCCTGGAAAAAAGGCGTGCAGGTCATGATTGAAGGTCCCGGCCACATTTCGTTCGACCAGATCGAATTCAACATGAAGGTCCAGCGAAAGCTCTGTCATGGTGCTCCGTTCTACGTTCTGGGGCCCCTGGTAACAGACATTTTCCCCGGTTACGACCACATCACCAGCTGCATCGGTGCGACCGCCGCCGGATATCACGGTGCCAGCATGCTCTGCTACGTGACTCCCAAGGAACACCTTGGTCTGCCCAAGAAAGACGACGTCAAACAGGGCTGCATCGCCTACAAGATCGCCGCCCACGCAGCGGATGTCGCCCTGGGTATTCCCGGCACCCGTAACCGGGACGATGAACTGACCGAAGCCCGGGCTGCCCTTAACTGGGAAAAGCATTTCGAACTCAGCTTCGACCCGGACACCGCCCGGGCCCTGCACGACGAAGACCTCGACGTCGACACCGACTTCTGTGCGATGTGCGGACACGACTGGTGCAGCGTGCGGATCTCCAAGGAAATCCAGGAGTTTATGTCGGGCAAATCGGAAGACTATGCCTGGGATAAAGCAAAGAAATCACTGCCGCTGACAGCGGAACAGCAGGAGATCCTGGAAAAACGGGGCGTCCTCAGCCCGGACCAGATTCACAAGCTGGCTTCCAAGGTCAAGAAAGAAATGACCGGCGAACAGGACAAAGCAGCCTGCCACAGCGACTACGTCGATCCGGAATCTGCTCAGCAGATGCAGACTTCCAAAGAGCTGCCCGTACTGAATCAGCGTCCCTGA
- a CDS encoding adenosine kinase, which produces MQYDVYGVGNALVDIQARVSDATLEKLGYAKGIMTLVDEEAQQKVLGELDGAPLSQCAGGSAANTILGIADFGGKAAYAAKVGSDMLGEFDLADMRKLGVTIEVPPAAEGQTGTCVILITDDAQRTMLTNLGVSATLSPEDIHEEHIKQSKYVYVEGYLFTGETQKKAAYHAIELAKKHNVKVAFTVSDPFLINLFRDEFQELIEGPVDLLFCNLEEARSLTGKHDAVDCAHVIHHHVPNLALTLGGDGSILMHEGKVIPIEGVETDAIDTTGAGDMYAAGILYGITNGLTWHQSGHLASHAAARIVSQLGARLKNPFTQDEIKELLS; this is translated from the coding sequence ATGCAGTACGACGTTTATGGTGTGGGTAACGCTCTCGTTGATATTCAAGCACGGGTATCCGATGCGACACTGGAAAAACTGGGTTATGCCAAAGGGATTATGACCCTGGTCGATGAAGAGGCTCAGCAGAAAGTGCTGGGCGAACTGGATGGCGCACCGCTGTCGCAGTGTGCCGGGGGGTCTGCAGCGAACACCATCCTGGGCATCGCTGATTTTGGCGGCAAAGCTGCCTACGCGGCAAAAGTGGGTAGCGACATGCTGGGCGAATTTGATCTGGCGGACATGCGAAAACTGGGGGTCACCATCGAAGTCCCTCCTGCTGCGGAAGGACAGACCGGAACCTGTGTGATTCTCATTACTGATGACGCACAGCGGACCATGCTCACCAATCTGGGGGTCTCTGCGACGCTCAGCCCCGAGGACATCCACGAAGAACATATCAAGCAGTCCAAATATGTGTATGTCGAAGGCTACCTCTTCACAGGTGAGACACAGAAAAAAGCCGCTTACCATGCGATCGAGCTGGCCAAGAAGCATAACGTGAAGGTGGCCTTTACCGTTTCTGATCCGTTCCTGATCAACCTGTTCCGGGACGAGTTTCAGGAGCTGATTGAAGGTCCCGTCGATCTGCTGTTCTGCAATCTGGAAGAAGCCCGCAGTCTGACCGGCAAACACGATGCCGTCGACTGTGCCCACGTGATTCATCATCACGTTCCCAACCTGGCACTGACATTGGGAGGCGACGGTTCGATTCTAATGCACGAAGGCAAAGTGATTCCCATTGAAGGAGTCGAGACAGACGCTATCGATACCACCGGTGCCGGCGACATGTATGCGGCCGGCATTCTGTACGGCATTACCAACGGTCTGACCTGGCACCAGTCCGGGCACCTGGCCTCACACGCAGCCGCCCGCATTGTCTCGCAGCTGGGCGCGCGACTGAAGAATCCTTTTACTCAGGATGAAATCAAGGAACTGCTCAGTTGA
- a CDS encoding NCS2 family permease, whose translation MTQNHYPLFVRRDLDGFFALMIDNLVQLLLIVALCGLCGISADSDILLQYILPGAALSILVGNIFYAWQAHQLAKKENRSDVCALPYGINTPSLLVYIFFVMVPVYQRTNSAEAAWQMGLLACFGSGVIEFLGAFVADRVRRLTPRAALLSTLAGIAIGFISMTFALKIYQRPMIAMLPAAVVLLTLFSQAKLPFRIPGGLLAIIVGTICAWVLPEVIPGMMEGAPMSTEAIKTAWGQWGWYPPHFAGGALWELLKQPSEWVGYMSVIFPMGLFNVIGSMQNIESAEAAGDSYPAKPSMLANGAGTIVASLLGSCFPTTIYIGHPGWKEMGSRAGYSTLNGIFFMLICLTGTTGVISNIIPLEAGIAIVLWIGMVITAQAFNASPSRHAPAVALGLFPAIAAWGMTVMQGTLIVGGGKTLQEILSANLFTEVNGFLIHGLVVMERGFIFTCMILAAICACLIDGKYRSAAVWSVIAALFAFLGLTNAYEIVGNDIHFRLAFTDVNSKALTFRATGIGVGYLLFAATFLILGGLRDAEPPPEAELPNPQPEIGH comes from the coding sequence ATGACGCAAAACCATTACCCCCTCTTCGTACGACGCGATCTGGATGGTTTTTTCGCATTGATGATCGACAACCTGGTCCAGCTGCTGCTGATTGTGGCACTGTGCGGGCTGTGTGGGATCAGTGCTGATTCGGATATTCTACTGCAATACATTCTGCCCGGCGCCGCCTTGAGTATCCTGGTGGGAAATATCTTTTATGCCTGGCAGGCGCATCAGCTGGCGAAAAAAGAGAACCGCAGCGATGTCTGTGCTCTGCCATACGGGATCAACACACCCTCACTGCTGGTCTATATTTTCTTTGTGATGGTGCCCGTGTACCAGCGGACCAACAGTGCGGAAGCAGCCTGGCAGATGGGACTGCTGGCCTGCTTCGGGAGCGGCGTGATTGAATTTCTGGGGGCCTTTGTGGCGGACCGGGTCCGCCGGCTGACGCCCCGGGCGGCACTGCTTTCGACTCTGGCGGGAATCGCGATCGGATTTATCTCGATGACGTTCGCGCTGAAAATCTACCAGCGTCCGATGATTGCAATGCTGCCGGCCGCTGTCGTGCTGTTGACGCTGTTTTCACAGGCAAAACTTCCTTTTCGCATACCGGGCGGATTGCTGGCGATCATTGTGGGCACAATCTGCGCCTGGGTACTGCCCGAAGTGATTCCCGGTATGATGGAAGGAGCTCCCATGAGTACCGAGGCCATCAAAACCGCCTGGGGTCAGTGGGGCTGGTATCCGCCGCACTTTGCCGGCGGTGCCCTCTGGGAACTGCTGAAACAGCCGAGTGAATGGGTAGGTTACATGTCGGTGATTTTTCCGATGGGCCTGTTTAATGTCATCGGCAGTATGCAGAACATCGAATCTGCAGAAGCAGCTGGTGACAGCTATCCCGCCAAGCCCTCGATGCTGGCCAATGGTGCCGGGACGATTGTGGCTTCACTGTTGGGCAGCTGTTTTCCGACAACGATTTATATTGGTCATCCCGGCTGGAAAGAGATGGGATCGCGGGCCGGTTATTCGACGCTGAACGGAATCTTTTTCATGTTGATCTGTCTGACAGGGACGACGGGCGTGATCAGCAACATCATTCCACTGGAAGCCGGGATCGCGATTGTACTCTGGATCGGAATGGTGATCACGGCTCAGGCGTTTAATGCTTCACCGTCACGTCACGCACCCGCGGTGGCCCTCGGTCTGTTTCCAGCGATCGCTGCCTGGGGGATGACGGTGATGCAGGGGACATTGATTGTCGGTGGGGGCAAGACGCTGCAGGAGATTCTATCCGCGAATCTGTTTACCGAGGTCAACGGCTTTCTGATCCACGGGCTGGTCGTGATGGAGCGAGGCTTCATTTTTACCTGTATGATCCTGGCAGCGATCTGTGCCTGCCTGATCGATGGCAAATATCGCTCGGCAGCGGTCTGGTCAGTGATCGCGGCCCTGTTCGCATTTCTGGGGCTGACGAACGCCTATGAAATTGTGGGGAACGACATCCACTTTCGGCTGGCGTTTACTGATGTGAACAGTAAGGCTCTCACCTTCCGCGCGACGGGAATCGGCGTCGGCTACCTGTTGTTCGCAGCGACCTTCCTGATATTGGGCGGACTCCGCGATGCAGAGCCACCCCCCGAAGCGGAGCTGCCGAATCCTCAACCGGAAATTGGTCACTAA